In one window of Henckelia pumila isolate YLH828 chromosome 1, ASM3356847v2, whole genome shotgun sequence DNA:
- the LOC140873973 gene encoding uncharacterized protein, with product MHEECSTVLQNKLPQKSQDPWSFSIPCQIGSLSVDNVLCDLGSSTNLMSRALAMKLGICNIEPANISLKFTDGSIKYPRGVVENILVNIDKFIYPVDFVILDIDENCEVPRIFGHPFLAMSRDLVDVKKGELVLRLNDEQVIFHMFKSASDSSNLKSCSAVKFIDVINYVGGLSAGLALCGNLSLEKSLYK from the coding sequence ATGCATGAGGAGTGTTCGACTGTGCTTCAGAATAAGCTCCCGCAAAAATCTCAAGATccatggagtttttctataccttgCCAAATTGGAAGTTTATCAGTTGATAATGTTTTGTGTGATTTAGGATCAAGTACAAATTTAATGTCGCGTGCACTTGCTATGAAATTGGGTATATGCAACATTGAACCAGCaaatatttctcttaaatttactgatggatctattaaataccCAAGAGGAGTCGTGGAAAATATTTTAGTCAATATAGACAAATTTATTTatcctgtagattttgttattcttgacatagATGAAAATTGTGAGGTGCCTCGGATTTTTGGGCATCCATTTTTAGCCATGAGTCGAGACTTAGTGGATGTTAAAAAGGGAGAGTTAGTTTTGAGGTTGAATGATGAACAAGTAATATTCCATATGTTTAAGTCGGCTAGTGATAGTTCGAATTTAAAATCTTGCTCTGCTGTTAAATTTATTGATGTGATTAATTATGTTGGGGGACTGTCAGCAGGTTTAGCTCTCTGCGGGAATTTGTCCCTTGAAAAATCTCTATATAAGTGA